In Plutella xylostella chromosome 8, ilPluXylo3.1, whole genome shotgun sequence, the genomic stretch TTCCACATCGCAAGGTGGGAGGATGTTGGGGCTCCTACTGAGTCTTCGGAGCCCCCGCGGCAGCAAGACTATGTTGCGATATTCCACATCGCAAGGTGGGAGGATGTTGGGGCTCCTAATAATTCTTTGGAGCATCTACAttattacttaccttttttataatcatatttacaatattttaagtatctATGATttgtcaataaaaatatgtcaaaagCGCAACATCGCATAATTTTCGTAAATAGATAAATCCCTTTGCAAAAAGGCAATCTTCGAAGTTTTCCAAGAGAACCGTGTGCCGGACCAGCCccgctacgcggctaaaggttggtgcGGCCACACTTTGCTTTGACACTTCTTTGACGTTTTTTTTTAGGCATTTTGAGGTTATATTGGTTTGGTGTTTGTTTGCAATCAAATAATTGTATTTCTGTGAACTTACAGCTACAAAAGATTAAATAATGGCAAAGCACCACCCAGACTTGATATTTTGCCGAAAACAGCCGGGAGTTGGTAAGTAATAATCATCACAATCGTCTTTTATCGTTTGCACTTTCCCGGTTTTTCAATccaaagtttattttgttcaTTGTGTTACAGCTATCGGAAGGTTATGCGAGAAATGCGACGGCAAATGTGTCATATGCGATTCATACGTGCGTCCCTGCACACTGGTTCGTATTTGTGACGAATGCAACTATGGGTCATATCAAGGAAGATGCGTTATTTGTGGAGGTCCCGGCGTCTCAGACGCGTACTACTGTAAAGAATGCACAATACAGGAAAAAGACGtacgtatttatttaccttaaAATAACAGAAACAGATAAGCTCAACCTACAGTAGTTCTCTTCAATTGCttgttatagttttttttaaagctcaTTTAGTTTCCCACTGCTGTTATAGTTACAGATCTAtgattcattattattttttatactgctGAGAAAATTCTTCCTATGCCTGTGTGTTGTTTAACATAATCTAACACTTTTTCCTTTATTTCAGAGAGACGGATGCCCAAAGATTGTGAACCTCGGCAGTTCAAAGACTGATCTATTCTATGAGAGGAAAAAGTATGGCTTCAGGAAACACTAGCATCTGgtgtgtgtgtgatgtgtgcaGACTTCAGGAAGGTGACTTTTTGTGGTTTACCTTTTTATGATTTACTTAGGATAATTTATGGACTCTATTTCATTTATGATGATGTTGTATGTGAATTCCAACCATTATAAAATGTGTTACAGACATTTTCCTATTATAGTATTCCTTGTATCTGCTATAAGTAatactgtaaataaaaatacttaaaatggattacattttttattcaaaaattatagttattgcactcttttacttataataaaaatatacatggAAATTATGTACAATGTCCTTATTAGGTATTGATATACTGAGATAAAAGCAAACCATATTAAGTGTATCACTATAATTGATGTATTAAGTATCTATGTAGTTTTTGAAATGAAAATCTATAATGTAGGTTTATCATGTTTAAATTATTGTCACGAAATTATTAGAACTCAGCAGCAATCCACTTGATGCTAGATCAGAATTTTATAATACACACTCACATTCACTCATCCAATCATAACAATACTTCCATGAAGTTCAGACATACAATAATTGCATAATGATCAATTTGGAAAACTGACAATGATCCCTACAATACCACTGCA encodes the following:
- the LOC105390991 gene encoding PHD finger-like domain-containing protein 5A, producing MAKHHPDLIFCRKQPGVAIGRLCEKCDGKCVICDSYVRPCTLVRICDECNYGSYQGRCVICGGPGVSDAYYCKECTIQEKDRDGCPKIVNLGSSKTDLFYERKKYGFRKH